The Devosia sp. SL43 genome has a window encoding:
- a CDS encoding HNH endonuclease, with product MARSRKAQSWVAKHHDQAIPESVKRHILERQMNAAGEVICTDCGNVIRPGQVKAFDHETPLADGGEHSEANLRAIHEKPCHAIKTAAEAKARTKARSQFAAVHGIKTSKSELRSAGFAPAAPQHRATAPRTPKFEGDIMARRITP from the coding sequence ATGGCTAGATCCCGTAAAGCTCAATCATGGGTCGCCAAGCATCACGACCAGGCCATCCCGGAATCGGTGAAGCGCCATATCCTCGAGCGGCAGATGAATGCTGCCGGCGAAGTCATCTGCACCGATTGCGGCAATGTCATCAGGCCCGGTCAGGTGAAGGCGTTCGATCACGAAACTCCCCTGGCAGATGGCGGCGAGCATTCCGAAGCGAACCTTCGGGCCATCCACGAAAAGCCATGTCACGCCATCAAGACCGCCGCCGAGGCAAAGGCGCGGACAAAGGCCCGCAGCCAGTTTGCCGCGGTGCATGGGATCAAGACCAGCAAGTCCGAATTGCGCAGCGCCGGCTTCGCGCCAGCCGCGCCCCAGCATCGCGCCACCGCACCCCGCACACCCAAATTCGAGGGCGACATCATGGCCCGGAGGATAACCCCATGA
- a CDS encoding DUF2493 domain-containing protein, translating to MTRVLVCGGRDYNDAARVFAVLDKMHDHAGIDAIIEGGARGADACGKEWAYRRQVEVETFEADWENQGSFAGPARNKRMLDEGKPDLVIAFPGGRGTADMVRKARKAGVEVVEIAHG from the coding sequence ATGACTCGCGTTCTCGTCTGTGGCGGCCGCGACTACAACGACGCCGCTCGCGTGTTTGCTGTTCTCGACAAGATGCACGACCATGCAGGTATCGACGCCATCATCGAGGGTGGCGCCCGTGGCGCTGACGCTTGCGGCAAGGAATGGGCTTACCGCCGCCAGGTGGAGGTCGAAACCTTCGAAGCCGATTGGGAGAACCAGGGCAGCTTTGCTGGCCCTGCTCGAAACAAGCGCATGCTGGACGAGGGCAAGCCAGACCTGGTCATTGCGTTCCCCGGCGGCCGCGGTACGGCCGACATGGTCCGGAAGGCCCGCAAGGCTGGCGTGGAAGTCGTGGAAATCGCCCATGGCTAG